In Planctomycetota bacterium, the genomic window GGGACCACGCCGATGCCCTTGATGCTGAAGCGCAGGTCGGTGGCGCCGGGGCCCTTGATGTGCACCTTGTCGGTCCGCTCCATGCGGGCGGCCAGCGGCTTGGCGGCCTTGTCCATCGCGGCGTAGTCCAGCGTGCAGACGCGGAAGTAGAAATCCTCGAAGTCCTGCGTGCTGGTCTGGGCCAGCTGCGCCATGCTGGGCGAGGGCCATCGCAGCACGCACCAGCGCGTGTGGTTGATGCGGCGTTCGAAGTGGACGGGCTTCTGGTAGAGGCGGCCCAGGGACTTCATCTGCGTATCGGCGATGCCGCGCATCTCGCTGGCGTTGTCGGCGCCGCGCACGCCGATGTAGCACTGCATGCGCTTCATGCGATCAAAGTCGAACTCGCCCCAGACGCGGAGGCCATCCTCGCCCCCCTGATTCAGTTCGCGCATGACTCGGTTGCGACGCGTCTCCACGTGAGGGTGGCCCTTGGCGGCGCGGGCGGCCTCGCACAGGGCGACCGCGATTTCGTCGGGGCAGTCGAAGGTTTCGATCAGCACATGCTCGCCCTTGGCCAGCTTGACGGAGTGGTTGATCAGGAGGTCGGCCAGACGGCGGATGCGTGGATCGGTGAGCATGGCGGCAAATGTAGCCGCTCGGTCGACTCCGCTCAGCCGCGCCGGGAGGAACCGGCCAGCTCGCGGGCGACCTCACCGAACTGGGCAATGGCATGGGTGATGTGCGCCGAAGTGACATCGAGGTGGGTGACGGCGCGAAGCCGCGCGGGATCCAGGGGCAGCGTGCGGACGCCGCGCTTTTCCAGGGCCGCGGTGAATTGCGCCGCGCTGCCCAGGGAAGGGTCGACGTTCACAAAGACCATGTTGGAAGGGATGGAATCGGGTGCCGCGTGGGGACGCAGGCCGGAGACGCGGCCCACGCCTTCGGCGAGTTGCTTTGCATGTCGATGGTCCTCGGCGAGCCGCTTGATGTTGTGGTCCAGCGCGAAGAGGGCGGCGCCGGCAAGCAGGCCGCTCTGGCGCATGCCGCCGCCGAACATCTTGCGGAAGCGGCGGGCGCGCTCGATCATCTTTCGGGTTCCGCACAACGCTGAGCCCGCGGGGCAGCCGAGTCCCTTCGAGAAGCAGACGCTGATCGAGTCGGCATGCTCGGCGAAGGCGCCGGGCTCATATCCGCCGGCGACGCAGGCGTTCCAGAGCCTCGCGCCATCAACGTGGATGAGCAGGCCAATGTCGCGAGCCTTGGTTGCGACGCACTTGAAGGCCTGGAGGGTCCAGACGGTCCCGCCGCCACGGTTGTGCGTGTTCTCCACCACCAGCAGGCGCGGCCGCGGCGCGTGGATGTTCGCCGGGCGGTGCGCGGCGGCAACATCGTCGGCGGTGAAGATGCCGCCTTCACCCTCCAGCGGATTAATCATGCAGCCGGAAAGCGCGGCGGGGGCTCCGGTCTCGTAGTGAATGATGTGGCTGTCGTGGTGGGCGACGATCTCATCGCCGCTCTCGCACTGCGACTTGATGGCGAGCTGGTTGGCCATGGTGCCGCTGGGCGTGAAGAGCGCGGCCTCTTTGCCCAGCAGATGCGCGATCCGCTCCTCGAGTTTCTGGACCGTCGGTTCGTCGCCGAGCACGTCGTCGCCCAGCGGCGCAGCGCGCATTGCCTGCCACATGGCCTCGCTGGGGCGAGTCACGGTGTCGGATCGAAGGTCGGCGATCATGCTCACGCGGCCACTGTACGAGCCCGAAGCGGCGGATGCGAGGCGCGGCGAATGGGAAATTTAGTTGCGACGGGGGGACTGTGCGATTTCGCCGCCGCCCAGCGGAGTCAGCGTCAGGCCACCCGCGTTCTCGATCTGCAGTTCGTAAACCTGGCCCGCGGAGACGGGCTTGTAGACCGCCTCTCCCTGTGCCACGCGGATCCCCTCGCGCGCGGCGGCCTCCGGATTGCTGGCCAGCCGCCAGAATCCCTTCCAGACCGACTGCTCGAAGCGCTGCGGCTCGCCCGCCGCGTAGCCATCGGGCACGCTTCCCGGCGTGTCGATGGGAAAACCATCCTTGGGCTTCATGGCGTCGGAGTAGATGCGGCGCAGCAGCACCAGCGAGCGGCCGCGCAGAAAATCGTCGGCGACCACGGACTCCTGCGGGAATCGCACCGTCCACGCGTCGACGAAGAGGGTTGTGCCGGGAATCGTGTAGGAGCGCCGGCCGACCTCGCGGCCATGCTCATCCATCTCGATCCAGTTCAAGGTGGTAGTCAGCGTGTTCGGGTCCAACGCGGCGGCGGCCTTGGCGGAGAGCGGCGTCTTGGCGGGATCGTTGGCGAGTTGTTGCGAGCGGATCTCGACGCGACCGATCCGGCGGGTCTTGCCCAGCCGCTCCGACATTTCCTGCCGCAGCGCCTTCTGATGCTCGATCTCGACTTCGAGCCGGGCCACCTCGCGCTGCAACTGCACCGTGCGCATGATGGAGATGGCAAGCCAGCCGCCGCCGGCCACCAGGGCCAGGGCCAGACTGAGGGAAAGGATTCGAACGAGGCTGCGCATCGTTCAGGAACATCGGCACAATGGGGATCGGGGACGCAAAAGTCGCGTTCGATAGAGGGCGGGCGCGATGGAAAGCGATACGCTGGGGCCGTGACGGACGCATCGAATCAAGAGAGCCTGCAACTGTGCCGGGCGGTGTCCGAGGCCCTGCGCGGCGATGCCATGACCGGTGCCTGGGCCGACCGCATGAAGGGGCAGCCGGGCGTGTTGGTCTCAGGAGGTCCCAGCCTCTCCCGCAATGGCGAGGTGCTGGCCGACCGCGATTTCTTCGACCGCTTCGTTCTGGTGGCGACCGCCGCCGCCGCGGGATCGCTGCGCGCGATGGAGCTGAAGCCGCAATTGGTCGCCGCGACCGCGCCCCTGGGCGAGGCGATCCGGCAATGGCTGCACTCCATGAACGCCAATTGCGTCTGCGCCGTCGAGCAGGCCGGCGCGGATTGCGGCGGCATCGGCCTGCCCGCGCCGGCGGGCTTGGTCGACTCGCTGCTGGGACACCTGTTGTTGCGGCATCTGGGCTGCGACCCGGTGGTGCTGGTCGGATTCGACCTGGCCTTCATCGACGGCGTCGCCCACGCCAAGGGCAACGAGCTCGACCTGGAGTGGAGCGCGCAGATTTCTCCGGTGCGAAGCTGGGACTGGTGGCACGCCCATTGGATCGCCGGTCACTCGCGCGACCTGCGGGCCGAGCCCGCGCGGAGCGGGCAGAGCGTGCTCACCAACCGCGAGCTGCAGCGCGAGTTGCAACTGCTCGAGGCGGCCTTCGCCCAGGACCTGACCCAGGGTTTGCAGGTGATCGACGCGACCGAAGGGGGAGTGGCCAAGCGCAACGTCCAGGA contains:
- a CDS encoding PLP-dependent transferase, with product MIADLRSDTVTRPSEAMWQAMRAAPLGDDVLGDEPTVQKLEERIAHLLGKEAALFTPSGTMANQLAIKSQCESGDEIVAHHDSHIIHYETGAPAALSGCMINPLEGEGGIFTADDVAAAHRPANIHAPRPRLLVVENTHNRGGGTVWTLQAFKCVATKARDIGLLIHVDGARLWNACVAGGYEPGAFAEHADSISVCFSKGLGCPAGSALCGTRKMIERARRFRKMFGGGMRQSGLLAGAALFALDHNIKRLAEDHRHAKQLAEGVGRVSGLRPHAAPDSIPSNMVFVNVDPSLGSAAQFTAALEKRGVRTLPLDPARLRAVTHLDVTSAHITHAIAQFGEVARELAGSSRRG
- a CDS encoding aminopeptidase; the protein is MLTDPRIRRLADLLINHSVKLAKGEHVLIETFDCPDEIAVALCEAARAAKGHPHVETRRNRVMRELNQGGEDGLRVWGEFDFDRMKRMQCYIGVRGADNASEMRGIADTQMKSLGRLYQKPVHFERRINHTRWCVLRWPSPSMAQLAQTSTQDFEDFYFRVCTLDYAAMDKAAKPLAARMERTDKVHIKGPGATDLRFSIKGIGVVPCCGDRNIPDGEVFTAPVRDSVEGVLQYNTPTLHNGNSFESIRLEFSKGKIVKTDCASGDKALLESIFNTDEGARYVGEFAIGFHPHIRDAMKDILFDEKIAGSFHFTPGRCYEETDNGNKSDIHWDLVCIQRPEYGGGTISFDGEVIRKDGIFVVKDLEGLNPDKLA